The genomic window GACATGCCTCCATCAAATAAAATCCCTTCTTGAATCTTACCTAAACAGTTATTGCTAGCAATACCTTCTAGGACATTATCAAACATATCTGGCAGTAACTCTTGATTAACTTGAGACAATTCAATATTTGAATTAGCTTTCAAGTCATTAACTAATAGTATTACATAGCCTTGATTAGTGATAGCTGCCAGAGAGCGATTAGTTGCATTTTTACAGGCAAATTCTCCCAAATCTTGACAAATATCTTTAAACTTACCCTGACGATAGAATCTGCCATTACCGCCCACTAAATTATAATTTAGAATATCGCTCTTTCTTCTACCAGTTTGGATAGTAGCCTGTCGCTGATTGGGTGTACCTCCTGATATCCCAAAGGAAGAACGTTTATTTTTAAATGCTCCTGAATACTCTACGCCACGAGAAACATTTAAGCCTTGTGGTTTATCATCAGTACCTATATAGTCGGCATTAATTGCGGCAATGGGTAGCTGACCGTCTAATTTGGCATTCTCACCGCCAATGAGTTCATGAAACTGTTTTGGTACATATTCTTTACGCAGTTTCCCCCTAGCATCTTTGGCGTAGAGTTTATGAGATAGACCAACATTAACTTTGAAATCTAATTCCGCTGATTTGGGATTAAAAATAATCACATTGTTAATGCCTCTTTGATTTTTTTTACCTTGATTATTGGTTTTAAAAAAATCAATACTGAACTTAGCATCTTTACCAAGGCAAGTTTTAGATGCTTTTGGGACTGAATTTGCCTCAATCTCTTGACAACCTGATAAAAAGCTTGCACCAATTATCAAACTAAATAACAAAAAGAATTTTTTTGTAGACATATAATGCAAAAAAACCGCTACAGAATTACTATAGCGGGGAATAATTTAAAATTTCAGTTTGGAGTTAATCTAAGAGCCAAAACTTAAGGGAACCATTCTAAAACAGCTTCTTCTTTGGTGTTAGTATTCTGGGATGGTGTCTCACGATTAAATTTCATTTGAATTGACCGGGTTTGCTCACCATCAGCAGCTACAGCCAAAATCGGATAGTCGATTAAACCATCCTGGAAGGACATCTGGAAGCGGAATGTCCCATCTGGATTTAACTGAATTCTCCGGCCACCAATGGTTACGGTAGCATCAGGTTCAGTTGCACCGTAGACTATCAACTCAGCATCGGCAATTAACCAGAACTGGCGCGGACGAACTGGTACAGCGGAAGCCGAGAAGCCAACACCTGACATTCCTGCACCAGAAGCAGTTAAGCCAGATCCGGTGGGAATTGCCCACAGACCCACACCAGATGGGAAAATGTAGGAGCTAATGGCTTGTTCAGGACGCGCTGAACCTGGTACTTGCTGCTGGGAGCCGAAGATAGAACCAGCAACCCGTTGTACTTCAGCAGATTCGGCTAAACCAAATATTTCGTCGTAGATGGGGTTACCGTTGCTGTTGCTGTTGCCGTTGACATTCACATTCACACCATCATTGGCGGTAACTGCAATCTTCTTAGCAGGGTGAACCAGTTCGTGCTGAGTCTCTCCACGCAAATCTTCTTCAAAGTTTACAGTGATGAAGACATCTTCAATCCAGTCAGAAGGATAGACAGGAGGAATGTGTACTTTAGCAGAACGAGCTAGTACCAACCAGCGACCATCAGCAGCACGATAACCGATATCGATCACATAATCGCGATCGCTAACTGGAACTGGTAGATACCATTCTCTAGCTAGTTCATCAGCAGGATATTCTTGAATACTGTGGGGGCCTTGGTATTCGATATTGATGTCGGTGACATCATAAATCCGTAGTGCGAGTTGTTGTCCTCCTTGTCGGCGCAGTTCCTGTTTATGTTCATTCGGAATATCCCAGTAAGTGTAAGCCCACTGAGGATCGCGCGGTAAGAGGACAATCCGGCTTTCACCATAGCCAGAGGGCAGATCGGCGAGTCCTTCATCAACATCAGCCAAAGATCCACCAGTCCGATCTTCCTGACCTAATTCAAACTTAGCTGCTTCCACGGTTTCTTGTGCCTCCAACGAACGAGATGGACTGAGCAAAGTTTTGCTGCGCTGGACTTCTAGAATTGATGCCAGCAATTGTGATTTACGCATTCGGCTATAGCGAGAGATGCTATATTCGCTGGCAACTCTGCGTAGTTGCCGTAAGGTCATCTCTTCTAGTGGTGGGCGTTCTTTTGCCATTTATTTGGCCTCCAGTAGTTTAAGCGGTAAATGATTTCCCCTGGTTAAAGAATGCTATATAAAATGTCATCCACTCCAGATGAACTTCTTATTCCTGACTCCTGGTTTTGCCCAGTTTTTAAGTTTTTAAATTGAGATCACTTCCAATCAATTCCTTGTTATGCCAAAATCAGCATTTCTTTGGGATCGGAGGAGTTGTATTTGTTAAGTCAATATTAACCACTAAGCATATGTAGGGATCAAGGGGTTTCAATAGGTTTTTTACCTGTTTCACGAATTTATCAGCTCTTCTGGGATCGAATTGTCATGTTTCCTTAACATTAATAGCTAGTTACATGTTCAGGAATGGTCACAATATCAAATTTTCATGACATTAAGTTGTGGGTTAGCCAAAAACCGTAATCCATAAACAAAGGAGTAGGATTCAAAGGGGTTATGTCGTTCATGACAAAACAGGTAAGCTATTACGGATGATGGATATTACCGAACGCCTTGCCGTGCTGCGCGATCGCAAGTTTTGGCTAATATCACCCTGAAAATTCGTCAGTCTTTACAAATCGAGCAAATTCTTCAAACTCCTAACTCCCAACTCCTAATCTCCGATCAACTCCACTGCATCTCGTCCATCGCAATTTTGTAAGTAAACTTTGACAACTTCTTCTTTAGCAGTAGGCAACTGCTTGCCAATAAAATCTGGGTGAATTGGTAATTCTCGATGACCTCTGTCTACTAACACAGCTAAACGAATCACCTCTGGTCTACCGTACTCGTTGACTGCGTTCAAAGCAGCGCGAATCGTCCGTCCTTTGAAAATAACATCATCCACGAGTACAACCGTTTTCCCCGTCAGGTCAAAAGGAATTTCGCTTTTCGTTGGAGTCCGCAATCCAATTTTATCGAGGTCATCTCGATAAAATGTAATGTCCAAAGCGCCGACTGACACGGCTACGCCTTCGAGTGTCTCAATCTGACGCGCCAACAATTCGGCTAATAACGCACCCCTGGTATAAATACCAAGAAGCACCAGTTGAGACAAATCACGTGTCCTTTCCACAATTTGAGAGGCGAGGCGAGTCAAGGTCCGACGGATTTCTTCTGATGAGAGAATTTCAACTACTTTGGCAGGCATAGCGAGTGATAAGTTAGGAGTGATCAGTTAAGAGTTAGGAGTTTTTTTTCTTAACTCCTAACTCCTAACTCCTAACTTTATATTTATCATTACCTATTTGGGAGTATTAAGAATATAGCGATCGCTATCCCTAACCATAGCAAAAAACAATATCGAGTCAGCTGCAAAGCATTCTGAATAGAAGTTGCAGTAATCGGATAAATAGCATCTCCTAGCAGTGGTTTGTACTTAGCTATCCCACGATACCAATTTGTACCCCCCATCTGCACACCCAAAAAAGCAGCATAGGCGCACTCACTCCAGCCAGAATTGGGACTAGGATCATTAATTGCATCTCGACGACAAATTCGGTAAACATGCATCGGTTTACCTGATAACAGCGCCAGAGTCACAACTGTTAACCGACAAGGTAGCCAAGTCAAACAATCTTCCAACCGCGCACAGAACCATCCCAAATAAGTATAAGGTGCTTCCCGATAGCCCACCATTGAATCAAGGGTACTGCTGGCTTTGTATGCTAAAGCCAAGGGAGTTGGCCCCACAAGTGGCACAAAGACACCAACAATTGCATAAAAAAGTGGAGCCATTACCCCATCGGTGGCATTTTCTGCAACCGTTTCTAAAATGGCTCGTGAAATTTCTGCTTGTGAGAGGTTTTGTGTATCTCGACCAACGTAATTACTTAAAATCTTCCGAGCCTGCCCCAAATCTCCCGCTGTTAAAGGTTGTAAAACAGCCACTGCTGCTGCTCGCAAACTTCTGCCAGCAAAACAACTAGCCAAAAGAATACTATCTATTGCAATTCCCAACAACGGATGAATCCATCTAGCACTTTGAATAATCAAAAAGCCAACAAGGCCGCTACCAATTATTAGGATAATGCCTAGTACAATTCCAGCTAGGCGTTGTGTTAGAGAATTTTGACACAATTGCAGAGAAAATTTAGTCAAGCGAGAAATTACCCACCCCATAACTTGCACTGGATGAGGCCAATCCCAAGGATCGCCAATTAAGTAATCTAAAAGTGCAGCAATTATTAAGACATAGATGCTATTAGTCATAAGTTACTGGTCAAGGGTCAACCAATTTTGGATTTTGGATTTTGGTATTTTGGATAATGGAATTGACCCTGACCACGAAAGCGAACAGCGGTACGTACCCCTACGGGGAAGCAAGCTACGCGTTAGCGTCTCCAAGAGAAGTCTGGGGCATGAACCAAAAAACCTAAAATCTAAAATTCGTGGTCAAGAGGAGCCAATCATGTGCGGGAGTTTCCTCTCTCAAGTGAACTGGCTCTCAAGGGTCAATATTTGGATTATTGACTATTGACTATTGACTCTTTACTAAACCACAAAACTAGCCTCTTCTCCAAGGGAAGCCTGCCAGCTACGAGCATCGTAATAAAGGTCTGCCAGAGTAATACTATACAAAGCTTCTTTAAGCTTTTGATTGAGTCTCTGCCAGAGGCTAAATGTTACCCAATCTTCAGCTTGTGCAGATGCTGGGGTGTGATGGGGTAAATGGCTAGTCTCGCCAACTGCTTCTAAAATTTGTCCTATAGATATTTGTGCAGGCTCTCTTGCCAATTGGTATCCACCGATGCTACCACGAATTGATTTCACTAAAGACGCACGACGCATTTCTATTAGTAATTTTTCGAGGTAAGGAGCTGGGATATCTTGGCGTTTGGCGATCGCTCTCACTGATACAGGACCATATCTTGGCTGTAAACTCAAATCTAGCAACGCCTTCACACTATAGTGTCCTCTGGTAGTTAGTTTCATTTTGGCAAGATTTATTGTTTAGTCAATAGTCAATTTTCCAGAGTCAAAATATTGACCCTTGAACGGTAGTTGCTCTTTTTGGGGAAACACGCTTATTGCTCCATTTAGGGAGACCCTAAGACCGCACTGCCTCCTCTTGACCTTTGACTAAGGATCAGTTTTACTTATCATTCTGTGACTCAGTTATCATCTAAAGCTTGTAAACAACCTTTTGAGCGTTAGTTTAGAAAACTTAAAACTTGTATAGTCTAACAGTGATTCACTAACTATATATATATAGTTATCAGCATTGCCAGCATTCTGTAAAATAGATTGTCTTGGCACAATTGTTAATCACATAACAATTGTGCCTATGAGTGTAATATACTTGGCTAGGTTGAGATAAAAACTAAAGGATTATGTTCCTATTAGCTCAATGTCAGCTAAAATAAAATCGATTCAAACACTTCAAACATTCATTTTCGACCTAAGTTGATGCCTAAACTGAAAAAAATTGAACCCCTACTCGGTGAAGAACTGCTCAAAAAAGTCAAAGAGCTAGAGAGTGAGA from Nostoc sp. UHCC 0926 includes these protein-coding regions:
- a CDS encoding phosphodiester glycosidase family protein — protein: MSTKKFFLLFSLIIGASFLSGCQEIEANSVPKASKTCLGKDAKFSIDFFKTNNQGKKNQRGINNVIIFNPKSAELDFKVNVGLSHKLYAKDARGKLRKEYVPKQFHELIGGENAKLDGQLPIAAINADYIGTDDKPQGLNVSRGVEYSGAFKNKRSSFGISGGTPNQRQATIQTGRRKSDILNYNLVGGNGRFYRQGKFKDICQDLGEFACKNATNRSLAAITNQGYVILLVNDLKANSNIELSQVNQELLPDMFDNVLEGIASNNCLGKIQEGILFDGGMSPGLYYNQKTYVENLGPIGSVFLIYKK
- a CDS encoding DUF4912 domain-containing protein, coding for MAKERPPLEEMTLRQLRRVASEYSISRYSRMRKSQLLASILEVQRSKTLLSPSRSLEAQETVEAAKFELGQEDRTGGSLADVDEGLADLPSGYGESRIVLLPRDPQWAYTYWDIPNEHKQELRRQGGQQLALRIYDVTDINIEYQGPHSIQEYPADELAREWYLPVPVSDRDYVIDIGYRAADGRWLVLARSAKVHIPPVYPSDWIEDVFITVNFEEDLRGETQHELVHPAKKIAVTANDGVNVNVNGNSNSNGNPIYDEIFGLAESAEVQRVAGSIFGSQQQVPGSARPEQAISSYIFPSGVGLWAIPTGSGLTASGAGMSGVGFSASAVPVRPRQFWLIADAELIVYGATEPDATVTIGGRRIQLNPDGTFRFQMSFQDGLIDYPILAVAADGEQTRSIQMKFNRETPSQNTNTKEEAVLEWFP
- the pyrR gene encoding bifunctional pyr operon transcriptional regulator/uracil phosphoribosyltransferase PyrR, producing the protein MPAKVVEILSSEEIRRTLTRLASQIVERTRDLSQLVLLGIYTRGALLAELLARQIETLEGVAVSVGALDITFYRDDLDKIGLRTPTKSEIPFDLTGKTVVLVDDVIFKGRTIRAALNAVNEYGRPEVIRLAVLVDRGHRELPIHPDFIGKQLPTAKEEVVKVYLQNCDGRDAVELIGD
- the cbiB gene encoding adenosylcobinamide-phosphate synthase CbiB, which codes for MTNSIYVLIIAALLDYLIGDPWDWPHPVQVMGWVISRLTKFSLQLCQNSLTQRLAGIVLGIILIIGSGLVGFLIIQSARWIHPLLGIAIDSILLASCFAGRSLRAAAVAVLQPLTAGDLGQARKILSNYVGRDTQNLSQAEISRAILETVAENATDGVMAPLFYAIVGVFVPLVGPTPLALAYKASSTLDSMVGYREAPYTYLGWFCARLEDCLTWLPCRLTVVTLALLSGKPMHVYRICRRDAINDPSPNSGWSECAYAAFLGVQMGGTNWYRGIAKYKPLLGDAIYPITATSIQNALQLTRYCFLLWLGIAIAIFLILPNR
- a CDS encoding Rrf2 family transcriptional regulator encodes the protein MKLTTRGHYSVKALLDLSLQPRYGPVSVRAIAKRQDIPAPYLEKLLIEMRRASLVKSIRGSIGGYQLAREPAQISIGQILEAVGETSHLPHHTPASAQAEDWVTFSLWQRLNQKLKEALYSITLADLYYDARSWQASLGEEASFVV